The following DNA comes from Buteo buteo chromosome 7, bButBut1.hap1.1, whole genome shotgun sequence.
AGCAAAAAAAGTCCCTTCCCCACCTACAGCATGAATGATCGCAAAAAGAACATCAGTTTTCGTGTTTGCTgtccccccaccagccccagccccaggcagcaaGGAGTGActctgctcctggcaggacaggcacagccctggggtAGACCCATGCTCACCAGCACCATAAGGGTCAGTCTGACCCAAACTCGCTGTTTGAGCCCCTCCTACATCCTTCCTATGAGTAAGGACCACATCATGGGGCAGACAGAGAACATCAGAAGTGCGCAAAGCCAGATGATGAAcattccccccacccagggcagcagctgggggatGCAGCATTACTCACACCGTACACATGTTCTCCCATCAGCACAGGAAAGCACAAGCTCACCTCCAAAAGGCCATTTACTAATGAGAAGTGAGGCCCAGATCCTGCCCACAACTGTTCATCCAAAGTACAAGAGTTAATAAGCTGTTTCTCCCCCTGGGGTGTTCTCACAGCACCTTGTAGGGGCATAAGGAACCAAGCTGAAGGGCCAGAGCCCACGAGATGACCTTGCAGACAGAGGGGGTGTCAACTGGTACGTGTACAATTTCCCCATCTCATACAAGGAGGCTTTCGGAAGCCACAAACACACAGGCACTTCTAAGTGACCAGTGCAGGTATCCCCTAATGGGGTTTACACCACAGAAGTGCTTTTCAGTTTGTGTAGAGGACAGGGAAGGCACCAGCTGGCTGCATGTCCAGGTAAGCTGTTCATGGCAGTGTGACCCTGCTCCTTCCATCTAGCATCTGAGCCCCCTCTGCTTAAGAGGCATGCACAAAGGAAGACCTGGAAACATCCTTACACCACTGCAGGGCTTGTTTCGttgttgtttccccccccccccccaaagaaaaattctgcttttgcaatCAGCAGAATGCAGGGTCAGCCTCAAAATTGCATCCCCCAAACAGTGATGAACTGAAGCTAAAGGGAAAGGATACTTAAAGCACTCAGCTACTGGGTCCTAGCATTAATGAACAGCTAAAATCTTCCAAGCCCTCAGGGATCCAGGGAAGATTAAGTATCTCATGTAAGGACAAAACCCAACAGATTGCCTTTGTAATAGTTCTCTCTTTGGAGAACCTCCTCTGATTTTCTGACGGATTAAGCTAATCAGTTTGAAAGCAAAGACTGATGCAGCTGCTGACCTGCAACACAGATAAACCACCTTATCAGCTTTCCCAGGAGAGCAGATCTTCAGGCAAGGAGCAGCACTGTGAAGGAGGCTGACCATACCCACAATGACAGAGGGGATGTCCCCAAAATCAGCATCTTTCCCcacagctgaggagaggagatAGACCTCATCACCAGTCAGGAATCACCTTACATTATGGTAACTATGCCATTACAGAAACAATCCAACATGGTTATTTATACAAGCATTTGAACATGTGGCTTCCAAACCAGCTATGGGCAATCTTTCCTCTGCAATGGTAAATGAAAGACTTGAAATCCTACTCCAGTTCTGGAGTATAACCTGAAGgacaaaaaacaaaaggaaggggAACACACCATGTTTAAAACTAATCTAGCTTGGTCTGACTGTAACAGAGTAAGAATTCACACAAGCTCTTCATTAGGCAGACGTGTGGAGGCAGTACCGGCAGCAGAGGGGCAATAAGGCAGTAACATGTTCCACCAACACCACTGAACCTGGCAGGACACATGTCCGTAGCCCAGCACATCGGTGCTAGCACATTTTATTCCACTTCCACAGCAGTACACTGCAATACTGTGTGGAGACAGCCGTATTAGCCTTAAACAGATTCTAGTACTGGACAGCCTGTGTTCACCAAGCTGCAcacacaggttttgtttttcctactgCAAAGTCTAGTGACTTACCCCAAAGAGAAATCTCCTACTTTGGTATTACTGGGATTGTGCTTGCTCATCTGGCTGCTGAATGACATCCTGATTGCCCCTTTGGGATTCTGTGACAATCACTTAGAGGGTTTTGTGCTCTAATACTCATCCTGGCTAGAATCTCATAGATTGTAAGCGTGCTAAAAACCACACTGATACATCAaacttttttcaattaaaaaaagtcattctaTTTCATTACCAGGTAGACTTTCATTCCAGTAAGGCTCTTTATAtaagttacatttattttaataaaaagaaataaatacttctcTTTTCACATTAGATAACTCCctggagacagaaaaaataacaaaaacaaacaacaaacaacaaaccaaccccaactACAGGGGCTTCACTATGGATTTGTTACAAATCAAAAGAtggtaaatgttttctttgtatgGTCATCACAAATCCAGTTTTAGGAATCAAGTAGATCATAGATGttccagaaacagaagaaaactctcCTTGAGGAAACAGTAGCTAAGCACATTTGTCCTTGGGAAGATAAGTTCAGCAAACACAACTGTTACCACCACCACAAATGAGAGTCAGGTTCGTCCATAACGTGTCCATGTGTGCTGCGAGGTATGAGCATCCACCTCAGTGACAGAGGTTCACAGCATTTGTTCTTAACCATTCCCTTGGATAGGTCACAGCAATCTTTCTGGCTTGCACTTAAGGTGCATTAGCTAATTTCAAAGAGAGTTACTGTCTCCAAaattggggagaaaaaaaaccaacaacttaACTTAACCGCTACTTCAGAGCCTAAAGAGGAAAATTTGTGTGCCTGCTGCCTTTTCAAATAAGATATTAGAAAAGTAACTAAAATAAGAGTTAAGTCACACCAAGGTGATCACAGTGTTACTCCAATAGTGCATGTTTCAAAGCAGCTGCTGATGGATTATTTCCCACACCATCTTCTTGCGGAAGTAAGGCATGtgattctgaaaagaaaagaaaaatccattaaatACAAAGTCATggcagaaagaggcagaaaatatGCATAAACACCCAGTTAATTCTTTAATATGAAGTTCCTTTTAAAAACCATCAACACTTGCCATTTGGGTACAACATAGGTTTCACCCACATAGGTCCTAAGAGGGTGACAcgacaacccaacaaaaacagATTTACTTGACTACACAACAGCTTAAAAGCACTCTAAGAAAAGACCACCGCGTTGGAAAATAACCAGTGTCTTAACCGGTCAAAGGGTGAAACCCATTTCTGCGAAAGATACAAAGGCCAGATACCACAAACCCACTGGCTGCAGTAAGGAATCTCACTGATTCACCTAGGAAGCAGATACCAGATGTAAGGATGGAGAatacagctctgctctgctgaggcCACTTTGAAGTTCCAACCCCAGCAACCATGCACCAAACACAGAGAGAGGTACAAAACATCAGCCCCTGTTCCAGACACAAGTAAAGGCTGCTGCGTAACTTCCCTGGCTCTTGTATCTGTGCAAAAAAATCTGGAGCTGCTCATAACCTTCACTCACCTGTGTAAAGGTTATTGGCTTGTCTCTGGAGATGTAATCTGCATATTTGCACATAAAAACGCCGCAGTCACTTCCATTCAATTGCTGAGGGATTTCCTAATGAAcaaaaagaagatggagaatTTTCCTCTATCTTACAAGCAATTTGGAAGTAGCCCACATTATCCATACCAACTATACACTAACCAGACACTCATCAACCTACTTGCCTAATCCATTTACCACTCCTGCACACAAGGAATACACCCAATTAACTGCACATCATCCTGCCCCTCTGCTTCCTTTACTTGGATGTTACAATCCAAATTCTTGGCAGGCTGATAAGGGATAGCAGCCTTCCTCCTTGCAAGGTGTCTTGAGGTTTGCACAGTGCCGTGTTTCTTAAATGGAGTCCTTAGATAGTGCTTTTTACTATGAACTTGTTGAGAAATATCAGCTCAACCTTTTGCTTTGTCACATGCCAGGATTTGTGCTCCAAACAAGAATAATTATCCCAAATCCAAACCTGATTTTTGAAGCCTACATTTTCTGACAACAGCTAAACAGATTCTTAAATTTGCTTGCGAAATGGGGGCAAAGCCAGATTCACCTTAATGTGGCagactaattaaaaaaagaaaatattcagccAGCAAGGAGAGGCACTGCTTAAAGATTTCATCCCAGCATGGTTTCCTGGTCCACCTGCAGCCTAAGGTGGTACCGTAAGAACATGAGATGCTTATAGCTGTTCTCTAAAGGCTTGGACTTAATACAAAGTGTTAAGACCTTCGTGACAAGGAGTTACAGTTCACATTTCAAATCCAAGTAGTGCTCACATACATGTGACTCCATGCTGTGAAGAGTCCACTCCGAAAAAGTCAGgtccagatttcttttttcacagctttcttCTTGCAGGTATTggctgtttaaaacaaaacaaaattgctcATCATCTCTGTAATTTAGGCCAgccaaaaaaaagctgctgaaggaTTACATGAAGAAGAATGGCGGGACAATAAAACGTCAGAGGATCCTCACAGAAGCTGCTTTAAGGCATTTGGAGGAAAAATCCAAATCTTAAGTTTACAAACACAGTGAGCTAGTGGTCAGGAATGAGACCAACTGGTCAGGAATGAGACCAACAATTCCAACAGAGACTTCCACAGAAGCACAAGCTCATTGCTTAGTAGAGGCATCTGCTGTTAACTGTTCAGGAGAGCACTGGACTAAAACAACATTTGGTTTGTCTCTGCGGGGCTGCTCTCCTGCTCTTGGTCTACAAAGCTGTTGGATTAAGGGGTTTTACTACTGCTGTATCAGCAGCAAAGACATCTAAGGATGCTGGCTTGTGCAACATGAAAAACTGTACCCATTACATTTGAGATGTATGACAGGCCAGCTGATACATCTGGAAAAGCTTGCTACAAGTCATCTGTCTCGAATGAGAAtgtcagaaatacaaataacacATAGTGAGGACATGAGGGTAGCCTGCTGCAGTAAGCTGGAGGGAAATATGGTGGCTTTGTTTAAAACACTGAACAGAATAGAAGAGATACAAACTGAGAAGGAGCATGTTACGTAGCTCACTACAGTAGAAAGGATGAACGTTACACGTTGTGGGGGGAAAAGGTCTCAATACAAGAAAAGGATAAAAGAGCTAAGCAATAAAGATTAAAACTATGTGTAGCTGATCACAAATAGAAGTGTATATACCCTAGGACACCAACATTACTGAGTTGCAATCTGGAAGTTCTTAAAGAAGGAGAAGTTAAAAAGCTCTTGGAAGACTGTAATCCTTTCACAGTCAGGTTGGTATTTTTGAAACACTTCCCTGAAATTCTTCCCTCTCATCAGTAGCCCAGTTTTACTGATTACTAACAAAGTCAGCACATGTATGCCACGAGGCTATCACGTATTTGACAGTGACGCTTTGTCTGTGCATAGGGGGAAGGTCGCAGAATCCAGGCAGCCAAGAGCCTGGTGGGAGAGGACGATGTGAGACTAGATAGGTAGCCAATGTCACACAGCTCACAGCAAGCAAATCAAAGATTTCTGTTACGTATTTACCAGAAACACGAAAACTTGCAGTTACATTACAGGGACAAAATCGAAAAATCTTCTCATAATTCACAACATAAAAGCATTGACTGAGCAGTTACTTACAACAAAGTTTCACAAATCTTGTTGCCTTTTTGTCCGATTGAGTCAAAGTATTTGATGGTCTTCTTTCTGATATCTATGACCTGTTATTAAAAGGCGACTGTTAGACAAAGCACAACCTTGTGCTGTACATACAGCAAAACCTAAATGacttttcttgctatttttttcttgccatccAATTGTAAATAAAAAGCCAGTTTGACTCACCACTAGTGCCCAGTGCACTCTCAGGTGAATGGGGACTAAGATGAGGTCCATCTTGAAAAGATCCACAGCTCTGGTCCATCTTCTTACTGCTTTGTAGCCCCCAGAAATTAGTTTGGGATAAAAGAAAGTACTAAAAGCATGGACTGCTGGATATCCTTCcttcttatttctttccattagaAGATTCATGTAGAAATTAATGACCTGTCCCATAAAGAGTAAACCCGAGATGTAAAATAAGACACTAGcttaccaaaagaaaaatacagcaatgtGTCTTTGCTGGCCACCCTTAAGTACACAGCTGAGAGAACTCCAGTCTCAGCTGTCAGCTTTTGTTCTGAGAGTTTTGCACTtggtttcttctgcagtttgaTAAAAACACCTGCCACCCACTCCAATAACCTAGACTAATTCCTGGAAGCTGCATAATACAAGTAGCAAAGGAACTTCCAGAAACACTAGATCCTTAAGTACCTAAAATAAGAACTGTACAGATATTTCTAGGCTCTGCAGTGGGGGTCATCAAATAACTTTGAAAAGACTTCTGTACACAGTGAAggggtatttttaaataaatactgaattagaatactgctgtgctgcagctagTTTTACCTCATCATTTAGCCAGCGAAGGTTCTTTAGTGTGTGGATGTCCTCACGAGTGACCTTTAGTTTGAAGGCACTGCTCATGATGTCATGTGGCTCACCTTTGCCAAATGCGGCAATGACCTCTCTCTCCATAGCCTGAAATGAACAATTAAATGGGGAAGGACTTGTGAAACAGAGTATTGAGCATGCTAACCTGTGGGCAGCTTTCAACTGAAACAAGGCCTGTAAACTAAGCTCAGGTGACAGAGCAACTggctttgccattttttttgctaagtTAGCAATAGCAcctttttgttggttggtttgtttcagCATCCTAACTTTGAACTTTAGAGCCCAGGTTTGCTTCaatttgttttcacaaaggAAGCCGGTATAAAACACGTGGACTAGCAAACACactaaagcagctgaaaaattaattgaagTACAGCAAACACCTTTCCCACATGATGCTGCAGCCCTCGCAATACCAAGGTTTAAGCCAACCATAGTAGGCATTCTCCATACCAAGGCAACTAACTCAGGAGCCTGAAAGAATCTGAAGGCGGGGGACTTCAAAGGGAACTGAAGTAACAGCGaagggggaaactgaggcagctaCACTGGAGTCAGGCAATCAGGAGTCCAGGTTGTGCATGCAACTGGTGGTAATATGGATGTTTCCATCTAAGTCTGCTTAAGGAATGCAAATAAGCCACTAGGTCTGTTAGTATAAAATACTCTGAGCTGCAATAGCATTTCATTCTTGGTTGAATCTGGGCtagcaaaataagaaaaccaCCTGGTTTTCCTTGTACTAAGCATCACTCTGCAGACTTTGTAAACTCTGGATTTACTAGCCCTTTCCAAGTCAATCCTCAACGGGCAAAAAAGGAGGTGCTCAATTAGATCAGCATGACTGCAACTCTGAAGAATAAAAGCAGCCAAAATTCATACAAGTAGAGGAACTTGAACTCCCACTCCCTGTTGAATAGCGTAACTAAGTTAACTCCTGTGACCACTGTTACATGCAGTGCAACCATGCCCAGTGTGCATACATGACTCTGCGAGATCCTGAGGATGTACACAAGATGCTCAAGTTCCCCACAGGCAATGCAACATTGTGGATCAgcaaaagcttatttttcagaTTCTATCACTGTGGTAGGACAGGTTGAGAGGCAGAGCCAATACAACTGTATGAATCAGGTTAGCACTGCTCTGGGATACTGTTGTTAAACCTGGAATAATTTTTGTCCTGGTCGCAGAAGCCCCACAAACCCTTAGGTTAGCACAACTAAAGGAGTGTGTGCAGCACAATAAATCCTTAAAATCAGCTTTATTGCTGACCCTTGCACTGTGAAGTCACAGCTGCAGACACTCGGTAACAAGGTAAATGCAAGTTCTTAAGATTTCAAACAGCCTTAAGAACCACCTATAATAAATGGAGTTCCCTGCAGCTGTTTCACAGCCTTCTGTTTTGTCTAACAGACTGTCAGCTATGGTACCTCTGTGAGCGGAGAAAGGTGTTCTACTGTTTTTTCCAAGcttgggattttcttttcttccacatcAAGGGCAGATGATTTTCTGGACAGAACAGGGGCCAGATGTAATTGCCATAACACATTTTCTGAGGTTTCAGCTCCATGCTGTCTCTGTTGGACAAAAGGACATTAAGCTAGCAAGCAAGCACAGGTTTGCTTGCTAGGGGATAGTGCAGAAAATCTTGCTCATGTATACCACTGGAAGAGGTTTTGTACACTCATCCAAACAGCAAACTCCAATTTTGCTGTTACTTTTTATTGATGACTGCATTCCAACTGTGCACCCATCTAGTGCTGCACTCAAAATTAAACGGAGGCAAGAGAGGCAGAAAGTTAGTTTGGCTTGGACCAGCATTAAGAACCCCAGCAAAGCCTCCACACACAGGCATCAAGCTGACATTGAGATTAATATTTCTGATTTCCatgattaaaatttttttatctCAATCCTGACCAGAGATGAAAGACAAAGAGATGTACTACCCATCTCACAAAACAAGACAAGACTAAAGACACTGCAGTCCAGCTTTGCAGGTCAACTAAGTCTGTGTGCTAGATTTTGAAGCTATACCGAACACATTAAAggggaagaataaaaatagtatAGTGTAGTGTGCTCATAATAGTCCAGAAGCAAAATTGATGGCAGTGGGAAACCCTTTGTGACAGCACTACTCATCAAATAATGCTCCCGCTTTCCCTGGGAAAAACAAGTGGGACAAAAACATTACTTACTCAACAATATACATAAGTGAAGAGTGCAAAAATTTCTCATCACAAACAGCTGTATTATTTTCctaaaaagtgaaataatgaaCAACAGAAGCTTACCCCTGCAATGGCTTGTTTCACTGGTCTTCCCTGTTCATGAGAGTTTTCGGCTGGTGTGCAGTACCTgcacagaaagggagaaaaagagagagagaagtgagcTGTATATCCGTACTGTCCCCTGTAATTCTCAAGAATTCACCTTCTGGataagaaaagctttttcaagGCTGATTCTGACTAGAGCCTCAGTTGCACACATGAACATGTGACAACGTTGTCTCAGCTTCCAGCACCACTCTTTTGTAGCAGCAAGACTGGGATAGAATGAAGCGCTGGGAGCTTTGCAAACTTTCTTCCATCTACATGTGCGAGACTCCTTTCGTTTCTCTTTATCAGTCTCATTATTTGGAAAACAGGGAAGCAACCAGCACTTCCTCTATCAAGTGCTTTGTGAGCTACTGGTGATAAAATACTGCATGCTAGGT
Coding sequences within:
- the SENP2 gene encoding sentrin-specific protease 2, which produces MYQWLLGALGALLAAARRPAPPPAPSPRKRPPPSIRPPVEDPDQAQTKKQKKDYAISGRKEKVEEVSAAVKVPTKKKSKHQKASVSHAAPITESAEETQSTSSDPSAKRPTGSAIEAEMLQIDQMPCGTNTCLSKETLSLSHKTVPCLSTSRNGKHHIKPAPDGVLTLRPPVKERTVPETTTSEVSKMGRLFCTAEEDVQRGEKEKYKQLLQLVKEKYPRNCPNPQLTSFVSVQAYSKEPVMTVSHREEQSYGGDVYPYMTLRTNIKCADVCSPQWPQRSDMIRYCTPAENSHEQGRPVKQAIAGRQHGAETSENVLWQLHLAPVLSRKSSALDVEEKKIPSLEKTVEHLSPLTEAMEREVIAAFGKGEPHDIMSSAFKLKVTREDIHTLKNLRWLNDEVINFYMNLLMERNKKEGYPAVHAFSTFFYPKLISGGYKAVRRWTRAVDLFKMDLILVPIHLRVHWALVVIDIRKKTIKYFDSIGQKGNKICETLFQYLQEESCEKRNLDLTFSEWTLHSMESHEIPQQLNGSDCGVFMCKYADYISRDKPITFTQNHMPYFRKKMVWEIIHQQLL